A window of the Trichoderma asperellum chromosome 6, complete sequence genome harbors these coding sequences:
- a CDS encoding uncharacterized protein (EggNog:ENOG41~TransMembrane:5 (n4-15c20/21o60-81i228-250o270-292i386-405o411-431i)~SECRETED:SignalP(1-20)), which yields MFWLTVLVFLHILLIGSVAADSGDDFSNNLFSDLGPLLALFGERVTMQFLSQSMGWSECIILATAPLGIITIIVAAIRVGGPSWLKALIGRATENIASAELELMSSTSKEVCELWNGKDVVRCAGSAPICEFICLVPSEGMPENPAVRVLEIEEASLYIKKSSLNNKNSFWGKMRPHLTLFGTVYEMNEDSSDAPPQPKNEVIIVRNTRHAAPNISHNRSKNIGRGELYLTACCGIILQIGVLVYCSFITQYSKITARFQKNGEPVGRYAFPLTLVGTVLLNIGILICSHVVESSTKEEIFTPAEGWQARLVWLQQEKMVGDQEFKSFALFTREDQPRVISSSRVDRHQTTKANELNEVSGEQSDENIVNSEENEISAWDASNLEIKTIIGAVISLIGFFAQFIGIRGMHWSVSIASLIAVLIMTAMRAWVRRGLTTPIISEPLLPGFELDWFADTFRDLKNAKWYKCPRDITNEKSGSSEGRASVATNRKDDDDARSKSKNTGSVDAQEFDVIRRHLAKLAGWRSLVSQEAIAVTKAIEATMNILHDNLKYQKNQKTQYSWEYRIRIGEQEEQLLRFHIQERGHKWKANVGEVETALSLSLFYLKSFERQTGSMAEIANSLSGPSDDGWPRVQGNVADFGIRVLGLRTMPLLRHLEWWIPADGPRVLTVTNMKLITSHCNKINTSRSKQVDAVESVYSGSGAYETIEIQVSRIFGFGIRNQQDDNVPCHPQLQSFNFEDSTWKFDISKEDSRDSDYKKINNSLLAIDFQDSLEVLHAKDLFSTFIWARIKSLKHPIRGKTDLHAQVTEGRGSWKNFSLYNNTISRLSQAIQGSGLYSTNDALISVISPLCIQQKLPEVNGIVYLARIRANEFERLQKWESASKVYMWLSDRIDSFGVESYSYVEAIAVLAAFLNGVRDEIERRQSEQVDDTQSILQKISEEFNKRMNGVSSDLWNYLQVLYEFQDKNGWQKHAKKFSINVSSKDQTSLFTSAKIFKEEFLSGLQDPTEQGWTSEVAKAQDVFYRTLLHYFATFTYDANGHVNTEKLGEIQGSTKKDAIVLCQAAIRSFVEVSAKIDGGDIRGWTPLHYACWVGNTWMARLLLEKGASVNAQSHDGTAPIHCAAREGHLETIEILLEFRAAIDAMDGGGKTALHLAALNGHPETIKLLRQRRCGKLLDKWGRTALHLAATAGEAVVIDPLLAEGANSIDSKSRTPLHLAAQGGQNSFVQQLLAIPQIPQIEKLALDAFGQAPIHLAAEAGHAPVIQSLASSGVNVDTQNRYGRTPLHLACREGHDNVVEALLHVGATIDAVTGDQETPLHYAVQAQKESTVRLLTDRHANVGSVTRRGNTVLGLAVQTGNAAIVQYLVEHGADVHKGAQTESGTALHQASYLSDNLQVMSFILTIPNIRVDETNSKGWTPLHCAALWLRQDHIKVLVKHKANIEARDKNGCSPLHLAVKSGYKGSIREHVRVLIGLGADVNTADSNGSTPLHSAAQLRGFAGIVHELLQAGARIDQKDENGRTPLHLAAKSKCLDNIELLVSRGANIEAVDADGKNPQMLADKGCNGWWAQRVHAEAIFTGAAADSI from the exons ATGTTTTGGCTCACCGTCTTAGTTTTTCTTCATATCCTATTGATAGGGTCTGTTGCCGCAGACAGCGGAGATGATTTCtctaataatctattttcGGACCTTGGCCC ACTATTGGCTCTCTTTGGAGAACGTGTTACCATGCAATTCCTCAGCCAATCCATGGGATGGTCTGAGTGCATTATTCTCGCGACAGCGCCTCTCGGCATCATCACGATAATTGTCGCTGCGATAAGGGTTGGTGGTCCGTCATGgcttaaagctttaattggACGGGCAACCGAAAACATCGCTTCGGCTGAATTGGAGCTTATGTCCTCCACTTCCAAAGAAGTCTGCGAGCTTTGGAACGGAAAAGATGTAGTCCGTTGCGCCGGATCAGCTCCCATCTGTGAATTTATTTGTTTAGTACCTAGCGAAGGGATGCCGGAGAATCCCGCAGTGAGGGTATTGGAAATTGAAGAAGCCAGTCTTTACATCAAAAAGAGCT CCTTAAATAACAAGAATAGCTTTTGGGGTAAAATGCGACCTCATTTAACGCTCTTTGGCACTGTTTATGAGATGAACGAAGATAGCTCCGATGCGCCACCACAGCCAAAAAATGAGGTTATCATCGTAAGAAATACGCGACATGCCGCGCCGAATATCTCGCACAATCGTTCAAAAAATATTGGTCGAGGTGAGCTTTATCTCACTGCCTGCTGCGGGATAATTTTGCAAATTGGCGTTTTGGTATACTGTAGCTTTATCACTCAGTATTCTAAAATTACCGCAAGATTTCAAAAAAATGGGGAGCCCGTTGGCAGATATGCATTTCCACTTACTCTAGTCGGTACGGTTCTCTTAAATATCGGTATACTCATCTGCTCCCACGTGGTGGAAAGCAGTACGAAGGAGGAAATCTTTACACCAGCGGAAGGCTGGCAGGCACGGCTGGTATGGCTACAACAAGAAAAAATGGTTGGCGATCAGGaatttaaatcttttgcCCTCTTCACCAGGGAGGATCAACCAAGGGTTATCTCTTCTAGTAGAGTGGATCGACATCAGACAACCAAGGCCAATGAGCTTAATGAAGTCTCTGGAGAGCAAAGTGACGAAAATATAGTCAACAGCGAAGAGAACGAAATATCAGCTTGGGATGCGTCTAACTTAGAGATCAAAACGATAATAGGGGCAGTCATCAGTTTAATTGGCTTTTTTGCTCAATTTATTGGCATACGAGGTATGCACTGGTCTGTTTCTATTGCCTCCTTGATTGCAGTCCTCATAATGACAGCTATGAGGGCGTGGGTTCGTCGCGGGTTAACAACTCCCATAATATCCgaacctcttcttccaggaTTTGAACTCGATTGGTTTGCGGATACTTTCAGGGACCTGAAAAACGCAAAATGGTATAAATGCCCGCGCGACATCACCAATGAAAAATCAGGTAGCTCCGAAGGAAGAGCTAGTGTTGCCACCAACAGAaaggacgatgacgatgcgaGATCAAAGAGTAAAAACACAGGTTCTGTTGATGCTCAAGAATTTGATGTAATTCGTCGGCATCTCGCAAAACTTGCGGGCTGGCGGAGTCTAGTATCTCAAGAGGCCATAGCAGTTACGAAGGCTATAGAAGCAACTATGAATATTCTGCATGATAACTTGAAATATCAAAAAAATCAGAAAACTCAATATTCTTGGGAGTATAGAATTCGAATTGGGGAGCAAGAAGAACAATTATTGCGATTTCATATACAGGAACGCGGCCATAAATGGAAGGCAAATGTTGGAGAGGTCGAGACTGCGCTATCACTGAGCCTCTTTTACCTCAAAAGTTTTGAGCGACAGACTGGATCAATGGCTGAAATTGCTAATAGTCTTAGTGGACCCTCAGATGATGGGTGGCCGCGTGTACAAGGAAACGTTGCAGACTTTGGAATCAGAGTGCTTGGCCTTCGGACAATGCCTCTTTTACGACATCTTGAGTGGTGGATACCCGCAGATGGACCTAGAGTCTTGACAGTCACAAATATGAAGCTCATTACTTCTCATTGCAACAAGATTAATACTTCAAGGAGCAAACAGGTCGACGCAGTTGAGAGTGTTTATTCTGGTTCTGGCGCTTATGAAACGATTGAGATTCAAGTTTCAAGAATCTTTGGCTTTGGTATACGCAACCAGCAAGATGATAATGTCCCCTGTCATCCACAGCTTCAATCTTTCAACTTTGAAGACTCAACCTGGAAATTCGACATATCAAAAGAAGATAGCAGAGATTcagattataaaaaaataaacaacTCTCTACTTGCTATAGACTTTCAAGATTCGTTGGAAGTCTTACATGCTAAGGATTTATTTTCAACTTTCATATGGGCCAGGATCAAATCACTGAAACATCCTATCAGGGGCAAGACAGACCTGCATGCACAAGTTACTGAAGGCCGAGGCTCCTGGAAAAACTTTTCATTATATAATAACACAATATCTAGATTATCTCAAGCTATTCAAGGCAGCGGGTTATACAGCACAAATGATGCTTTAATCAGCGTTATTTCGCCCCTGTGCATTCAACAGAAACTGCCGGAAGTAAACGGTATTGTATATCTGGCTCGAATTCGTGCGAATGAGTTCGAGAGATTGCAAAAATGGGAAAGTGCGAGCAAAGTTTACATGTGGCTCAGTGATCGCATAGACAGCTTTGGTGTCGAAAGCTACTCCTATGTCGAGGCTATTGCCGTACTGGCCGCGTTTCTAAACGGCGTACGAGATGAGATAGAACGAAGACAGAGCGAGCAGGTCGATGATACTCAGAGTATTCTGCAAAAAATCAGTGAAGAGTTCAATAAGAGAATGAACGGCGTCAGTAGCGATCTCTGGAATTATTTACAGGTGCTATACGAATTCCAGGACAAGAACGGGTGGCAAAAACACGCCAAAAAGTTCAGCATTAATGTTTCTTCGAAAGATCAAACATCTTTATTTACTTCAGCGAAGATATTCAAAGAAGAGTTCCTGTCTGGTCTTCAGGACCCGACGGAACAGGGGTGGACAAGCGAGGTTGCAAAAGCACAAGACGTATTTTATAGGACACTGCTCCATTACTTCGCAACTTTTACTTATGATGCAAACGGTCACGTCAACACAGAGAAATTGGGAGAAATTCAGGGATCAACCAAAAAAGATGCAATCGTTCTATGTCAAGCAGCAATTCGGAGTTTCGTTGAGGTTAGTGCAAAAATTGATGGTGGAGATATTCGAGGGTGGACGCCGCTGCACTACGCCTGTTGGGTTGGGAATACATGGATGGCTAGACTTCTCCTCGAAAAGGGTGCTTCGGTTAATGCACAAAGTCATGATGGCACAGCGCCCATCCATTGTGCGGCAAGAGAGGGCCACCTAGAGACGATCGAAATTTTGCTGGAGTTTAGGGCGGCCATTGATGCCATGGATGGGGGGGGTAAAACCGCTCTGCATTTAGCAGCGTTGAATGGGCATCCAGAAACTATCAAGTTGTTACGCCAACGCCGCTGTGGAAAGCTGCTTGATAAATGGGGGCGAACAGCTCTGCATCTCGCTGCTACTGCCGGAGAGGCTGTAGTAATCGATCCATTATTAGCGGAGGGTGCCAATTCAATAGACAGCAAAAGCAGAACGCCCCTTCATCTTGCTGCCCAAGGCGGCCAGAACAGCTTCGTGCAACAACTGCTCGCCATACCACAAATACCACAAATCGAAAAGCTAGCACTTGATGCGTTTGGACAAGCCCCGATCCATCTTGCGGCCGAGGCAGGTCACGCACCCGTTATACAAAGTTTGGCTAGTAGCGGCGTCAATGTAGACACCCAAAATAGATATGGCAGAACTCCACTCCACTTAGCTTGTCGTGAGGGCCATGACAATGTCGTGGAGGCTCTTCTTCATGTGGGCGCTACCATAGATGCCGTGACGGGAGATCAGGAAACGCCACTACATTATGCCGTGCAAGCGCAGAAGGAAAGCACCGTGAGGCTTCTCACTGACAGACACGCCAACGTAGGAAGTGTGACTCGGCGCGGTAATACGGTGCTGGGTCTTGCCGTGCAGACGGGAAACGCGGCCATTGTTCAGTATCTGGTGGAACACGGAGCAGACGTCCATAAAGGAGCTCAAACAGAATCGGGGACGGCCCTACATCAAGCATCTTATTTGAGCGACAATCTTCAGGTCATGTCATTCATTCTGACCATCCCCAACATCAGGGTTGACGAAACAAACTCTAAAGGCTGGACTCCATTGCATTGCGCTGCTCTTTGGCTCCGCCAAGATCATATAAAAGTGCTTGTTAAGCATAAAGCGAACATAGAAGCCAGAGACAAGAATGGCTGCTCTCCGTTGCATCTTGCTGTCAAATCTGGTTATAAAGGATCAATAAGAGAGCATGTTCGGGTACTGATTGGACTTGGTGCCGATGTAAATACCGCTGACAGCAACGGGTCAACACCACTACATTCAGCTGCTCAGCTAAGAGGGTTCGCAGGGATAGTACATGAACTCCTTCAGGCTGGAGCAAGGATCGATCAGAAAGACGAAAACGGCCGCACCCCATTGCATCTGGCAGCAAAATCAAAATGTCTAGATAATATAGAATTGCTTGTCAGCCGTGGGGCAAATATCGAAGCTGTTGATGCAGATGGAAAAAATCCACAGATGCTCGCGGACAAGGGGTGTAATGGTTGGTGGGCCCAGAGAGTTCATGCTGAGGCCATCTTtacaggagcagcagcagattcaaTTTGA
- a CDS encoding uncharacterized protein (EggNog:ENOG41~TransMembrane:4 (o55-75i96-119o216-233i240-258o)), whose translation MRPHLTLFGTVYEMNEDSSDAPPQPKNEVIIVRNTRHAAPNISHNRSKNIGRGELYLTACCGIILQIGVLVYCSFITQYSKITARFQKNGEPVGRYAFPLTLVGTVLLNIGILICSHVVESSTKEEIFTPAEGWQARLVWLQQEKMVGDQEFKSFALFTREDQPRVISSSRVDRHQTTKANELNEVSGEQSDENIVNSEENEISAWDASNLEIKTIIGAVISLIGFFAQFIGIRGMHWSVSIASLIAVLIMTAMRAWVRRGLTTPIISEPLLPGFELDWFADTFRDLKNAKWYKCPRDITNEKSGSSEGRASVATNRKDDDDARSKSKNTGSVDAQEFDVIRRHLAKLAGWRSLVSQEAIAVTKAIEATMNILHDNLKYQKNQKTQYSWEYRIRIGEQEEQLLRFHIQERGHKWKANVGEVETALSLSLFYLKSFERQTGSMAEIANSLSGPSDDGWPRVQGNVADFGIRVLGLRTMPLLRHLEWWIPADGPRVLTVTNMKLITSHCNKINTSRSKQVDAVESVYSGSGAYETIEIQVSRIFGFGIRNQQDDNVPCHPQLQSFNFEDSTWKFDISKEDSRDSDYKKINNSLLAIDFQDSLEVLHAKDLFSTFIWARIKSLKHPIRGKTDLHAQVTEGRGSWKNFSLYNNTISRLSQAIQGSGLYSTNDALISVISPLCIQQKLPEVNGIVYLARIRANEFERLQKWESASKVYMWLSDRIDSFGVESYSYVEAIAVLAAFLNGVRDEIERRQSEQVDDTQSILQKISEEFNKRMNGVSSDLWNYLQVLYEFQDKNGWQKHAKKFSINVSSKDQTSLFTSAKIFKEEFLSGLQDPTEQGWTSEVAKAQDVFYRTLLHYFATFTYDANGHVNTEKLGEIQGSTKKDAIVLCQAAIRSFVEVSAKIDGGDIRGWTPLHYACWVGNTWMARLLLEKGASVNAQSHDGTAPIHCAAREGHLETIEILLEFRAAIDAMDGGGKTALHLAALNGHPETIKLLRQRRCGKLLDKWGRTALHLAATAGEAVVIDPLLAEGANSIDSKSRTPLHLAAQGGQNSFVQQLLAIPQIPQIEKLALDAFGQAPIHLAAEAGHAPVIQSLASSGVNVDTQNRYGRTPLHLACREGHDNVVEALLHVGATIDAVTGDQETPLHYAVQAQKESTVRLLTDRHANVGSVTRRGNTVLGLAVQTGNAAIVQYLVEHGADVHKGAQTESGTALHQASYLSDNLQVMSFILTIPNIRVDETNSKGWTPLHCAALWLRQDHIKVLVKHKANIEARDKNGCSPLHLAVKSGYKGSIREHVRVLIGLGADVNTADSNGSTPLHSAAQLRGFAGIVHELLQAGARIDQKDENGRTPLHLAAKSKCLDNIELLVSRGANIEAVDADGKNPQMLADKGCNGWWAQRVHAEAIFTGAAADSI comes from the coding sequence ATGCGACCTCATTTAACGCTCTTTGGCACTGTTTATGAGATGAACGAAGATAGCTCCGATGCGCCACCACAGCCAAAAAATGAGGTTATCATCGTAAGAAATACGCGACATGCCGCGCCGAATATCTCGCACAATCGTTCAAAAAATATTGGTCGAGGTGAGCTTTATCTCACTGCCTGCTGCGGGATAATTTTGCAAATTGGCGTTTTGGTATACTGTAGCTTTATCACTCAGTATTCTAAAATTACCGCAAGATTTCAAAAAAATGGGGAGCCCGTTGGCAGATATGCATTTCCACTTACTCTAGTCGGTACGGTTCTCTTAAATATCGGTATACTCATCTGCTCCCACGTGGTGGAAAGCAGTACGAAGGAGGAAATCTTTACACCAGCGGAAGGCTGGCAGGCACGGCTGGTATGGCTACAACAAGAAAAAATGGTTGGCGATCAGGaatttaaatcttttgcCCTCTTCACCAGGGAGGATCAACCAAGGGTTATCTCTTCTAGTAGAGTGGATCGACATCAGACAACCAAGGCCAATGAGCTTAATGAAGTCTCTGGAGAGCAAAGTGACGAAAATATAGTCAACAGCGAAGAGAACGAAATATCAGCTTGGGATGCGTCTAACTTAGAGATCAAAACGATAATAGGGGCAGTCATCAGTTTAATTGGCTTTTTTGCTCAATTTATTGGCATACGAGGTATGCACTGGTCTGTTTCTATTGCCTCCTTGATTGCAGTCCTCATAATGACAGCTATGAGGGCGTGGGTTCGTCGCGGGTTAACAACTCCCATAATATCCgaacctcttcttccaggaTTTGAACTCGATTGGTTTGCGGATACTTTCAGGGACCTGAAAAACGCAAAATGGTATAAATGCCCGCGCGACATCACCAATGAAAAATCAGGTAGCTCCGAAGGAAGAGCTAGTGTTGCCACCAACAGAaaggacgatgacgatgcgaGATCAAAGAGTAAAAACACAGGTTCTGTTGATGCTCAAGAATTTGATGTAATTCGTCGGCATCTCGCAAAACTTGCGGGCTGGCGGAGTCTAGTATCTCAAGAGGCCATAGCAGTTACGAAGGCTATAGAAGCAACTATGAATATTCTGCATGATAACTTGAAATATCAAAAAAATCAGAAAACTCAATATTCTTGGGAGTATAGAATTCGAATTGGGGAGCAAGAAGAACAATTATTGCGATTTCATATACAGGAACGCGGCCATAAATGGAAGGCAAATGTTGGAGAGGTCGAGACTGCGCTATCACTGAGCCTCTTTTACCTCAAAAGTTTTGAGCGACAGACTGGATCAATGGCTGAAATTGCTAATAGTCTTAGTGGACCCTCAGATGATGGGTGGCCGCGTGTACAAGGAAACGTTGCAGACTTTGGAATCAGAGTGCTTGGCCTTCGGACAATGCCTCTTTTACGACATCTTGAGTGGTGGATACCCGCAGATGGACCTAGAGTCTTGACAGTCACAAATATGAAGCTCATTACTTCTCATTGCAACAAGATTAATACTTCAAGGAGCAAACAGGTCGACGCAGTTGAGAGTGTTTATTCTGGTTCTGGCGCTTATGAAACGATTGAGATTCAAGTTTCAAGAATCTTTGGCTTTGGTATACGCAACCAGCAAGATGATAATGTCCCCTGTCATCCACAGCTTCAATCTTTCAACTTTGAAGACTCAACCTGGAAATTCGACATATCAAAAGAAGATAGCAGAGATTcagattataaaaaaataaacaacTCTCTACTTGCTATAGACTTTCAAGATTCGTTGGAAGTCTTACATGCTAAGGATTTATTTTCAACTTTCATATGGGCCAGGATCAAATCACTGAAACATCCTATCAGGGGCAAGACAGACCTGCATGCACAAGTTACTGAAGGCCGAGGCTCCTGGAAAAACTTTTCATTATATAATAACACAATATCTAGATTATCTCAAGCTATTCAAGGCAGCGGGTTATACAGCACAAATGATGCTTTAATCAGCGTTATTTCGCCCCTGTGCATTCAACAGAAACTGCCGGAAGTAAACGGTATTGTATATCTGGCTCGAATTCGTGCGAATGAGTTCGAGAGATTGCAAAAATGGGAAAGTGCGAGCAAAGTTTACATGTGGCTCAGTGATCGCATAGACAGCTTTGGTGTCGAAAGCTACTCCTATGTCGAGGCTATTGCCGTACTGGCCGCGTTTCTAAACGGCGTACGAGATGAGATAGAACGAAGACAGAGCGAGCAGGTCGATGATACTCAGAGTATTCTGCAAAAAATCAGTGAAGAGTTCAATAAGAGAATGAACGGCGTCAGTAGCGATCTCTGGAATTATTTACAGGTGCTATACGAATTCCAGGACAAGAACGGGTGGCAAAAACACGCCAAAAAGTTCAGCATTAATGTTTCTTCGAAAGATCAAACATCTTTATTTACTTCAGCGAAGATATTCAAAGAAGAGTTCCTGTCTGGTCTTCAGGACCCGACGGAACAGGGGTGGACAAGCGAGGTTGCAAAAGCACAAGACGTATTTTATAGGACACTGCTCCATTACTTCGCAACTTTTACTTATGATGCAAACGGTCACGTCAACACAGAGAAATTGGGAGAAATTCAGGGATCAACCAAAAAAGATGCAATCGTTCTATGTCAAGCAGCAATTCGGAGTTTCGTTGAGGTTAGTGCAAAAATTGATGGTGGAGATATTCGAGGGTGGACGCCGCTGCACTACGCCTGTTGGGTTGGGAATACATGGATGGCTAGACTTCTCCTCGAAAAGGGTGCTTCGGTTAATGCACAAAGTCATGATGGCACAGCGCCCATCCATTGTGCGGCAAGAGAGGGCCACCTAGAGACGATCGAAATTTTGCTGGAGTTTAGGGCGGCCATTGATGCCATGGATGGGGGGGGTAAAACCGCTCTGCATTTAGCAGCGTTGAATGGGCATCCAGAAACTATCAAGTTGTTACGCCAACGCCGCTGTGGAAAGCTGCTTGATAAATGGGGGCGAACAGCTCTGCATCTCGCTGCTACTGCCGGAGAGGCTGTAGTAATCGATCCATTATTAGCGGAGGGTGCCAATTCAATAGACAGCAAAAGCAGAACGCCCCTTCATCTTGCTGCCCAAGGCGGCCAGAACAGCTTCGTGCAACAACTGCTCGCCATACCACAAATACCACAAATCGAAAAGCTAGCACTTGATGCGTTTGGACAAGCCCCGATCCATCTTGCGGCCGAGGCAGGTCACGCACCCGTTATACAAAGTTTGGCTAGTAGCGGCGTCAATGTAGACACCCAAAATAGATATGGCAGAACTCCACTCCACTTAGCTTGTCGTGAGGGCCATGACAATGTCGTGGAGGCTCTTCTTCATGTGGGCGCTACCATAGATGCCGTGACGGGAGATCAGGAAACGCCACTACATTATGCCGTGCAAGCGCAGAAGGAAAGCACCGTGAGGCTTCTCACTGACAGACACGCCAACGTAGGAAGTGTGACTCGGCGCGGTAATACGGTGCTGGGTCTTGCCGTGCAGACGGGAAACGCGGCCATTGTTCAGTATCTGGTGGAACACGGAGCAGACGTCCATAAAGGAGCTCAAACAGAATCGGGGACGGCCCTACATCAAGCATCTTATTTGAGCGACAATCTTCAGGTCATGTCATTCATTCTGACCATCCCCAACATCAGGGTTGACGAAACAAACTCTAAAGGCTGGACTCCATTGCATTGCGCTGCTCTTTGGCTCCGCCAAGATCATATAAAAGTGCTTGTTAAGCATAAAGCGAACATAGAAGCCAGAGACAAGAATGGCTGCTCTCCGTTGCATCTTGCTGTCAAATCTGGTTATAAAGGATCAATAAGAGAGCATGTTCGGGTACTGATTGGACTTGGTGCCGATGTAAATACCGCTGACAGCAACGGGTCAACACCACTACATTCAGCTGCTCAGCTAAGAGGGTTCGCAGGGATAGTACATGAACTCCTTCAGGCTGGAGCAAGGATCGATCAGAAAGACGAAAACGGCCGCACCCCATTGCATCTGGCAGCAAAATCAAAATGTCTAGATAATATAGAATTGCTTGTCAGCCGTGGGGCAAATATCGAAGCTGTTGATGCAGATGGAAAAAATCCACAGATGCTCGCGGACAAGGGGTGTAATGGTTGGTGGGCCCAGAGAGTTCATGCTGAGGCCATCTTtacaggagcagcagcagattcaaTTTGA
- a CDS encoding uncharacterized protein (EggNog:ENOG41~SECRETED:SignalP(1-19)), whose product MRSTSAIAILSLVASASAALDVRALLPRATSTSNDDAGKCASEALSIVSSLPTPPPAIVSDLTEHPQTDPCKISIASSLSADYSSYEAKVLSWFSSHKDELTSLASDCSALASYTSLVPVCSNSLFSAAAGATGAAATTGAATTGAAQTGSSSSKATGAPKSGTSTAGGARETGMGLAVLAAAGLVAVL is encoded by the coding sequence ATGCGTTCCACctctgccatcgccatcctctCCCTCGTCGCCTCGGCCTCTGCCGCCCTCGACGTCCGCGCCCTCCTCCCTCGCGCAACCTCCACCTCCAACGACGACGCCGGCAAGTGCGCCTCCGAGGCCCTGAGCATCGTCTCGTCCCTCCCCACGCCTCCTCCGGCCATTGTCTCCGACTTGACCGAGCACCCGCAGACCGACCCCTGCAAGATCAGCATCGCCTCCAGCCTCAGCGCCGACTACTCCTCCTACGAGGCCAAGGTGCTGTCCTGGTTCAGCAGCCACAAGGATGAGCTGACCTCGCTCGCCTCTGACTGCTCTGCTCTCGCCTCTTACACCAGCCTCGTGCCCGtctgcagcaacagcctgttctctgccgccgccggtgctactggcgctgctgctaccactgGTGCTGCTACCACTGGCGCTGCTCAAAcgggctccagctcctccaaggCCACTGGCGCTCCCAAGTCTGGCACCAGCACTGCCGGTGGTGCTCGTGAGACTGGCATGGGTCTTGCCGTCCTGGCCGCTGCTGGTCTTGTCGCTGTCCTGTAA